A stretch of the Candidatus Zixiibacteriota bacterium genome encodes the following:
- a CDS encoding ATP-binding protein, translating into MKIETIKDALGATVLEGEKGLGLSVEHVYASDLMSDVLAFGKPDSILLTGLATQQAIISAHMAEFKGVVLIRGKRPKDGAEKFARENHLVLMTTDLDMYDACIRIAAERGEAVTPNVAEAGADKTDDILLSNEFFIEGSDFSKAGMVSTEVKSILKKIGFDPKLVRRVAISTYEGEMNVVMHAKRARVTLAITPRMVEVVIDDEGKGIPDVEAAMQEGFTTATEEMRAMGFGSGMGLPNIKRNSDDLLVTSEVGKGTKLQIRFLTQ; encoded by the coding sequence GTGAAGATTGAAACCATTAAGGATGCATTGGGGGCGACCGTTCTGGAAGGCGAGAAGGGCCTCGGCCTATCAGTCGAGCATGTTTATGCTTCCGACCTCATGAGCGATGTTCTGGCGTTCGGGAAACCGGACTCGATACTTCTCACCGGACTGGCCACCCAGCAGGCTATAATTTCCGCTCACATGGCGGAATTCAAAGGCGTGGTACTTATTAGAGGTAAGCGTCCGAAGGACGGAGCCGAAAAATTCGCCCGGGAAAATCATCTCGTTCTTATGACAACGGACCTCGACATGTACGATGCCTGCATCAGAATCGCTGCGGAGCGTGGCGAAGCGGTCACTCCGAATGTCGCTGAAGCCGGCGCCGATAAAACCGACGATATCCTCCTGAGCAACGAATTCTTTATCGAGGGCAGCGATTTCTCCAAGGCCGGAATGGTTTCCACCGAAGTGAAATCGATTCTCAAAAAAATAGGCTTTGACCCCAAACTCGTGCGCCGTGTGGCTATCTCCACCTACGAGGGGGAGATGAATGTCGTCATGCACGCCAAAAGAGCCCGTGTCACTCTCGCCATAACCCCCAGAATGGTCGAGGTGGTTATCGATGACGAAGGGAAGGGAATTCCCGACGTTGAGGCGGCCATGCAGGAGGGGTTCACCACCGCGACCGAGGAAATGAGGGCCATGGGGTTCGGATCCGGGATGGGACTGCCCAACATCAAGAGAAATTCGGATGACTTGCTGGTCACCAGCGAGGTTGGAAAGGGTACGAAGTTACAGATTCGATTTCTTACGCAATAG
- a CDS encoding [Fe-Fe] hydrogenase large subunit C-terminal domain-containing protein gives MTQYFHAHKVDVAKCRGHMTCMRHCPTQAIRVRDGKAVVSKELCVDCGECISVCPSEAIVPIVDPVDEISNFKYKVVVPSPVLYSQFEWTTHPYIVHLALKRLGFDEVVDVSTSSAAMARALVKYMKNYRGRRPLISSYCPSVVRLIQVKYPDLAELIVPLDVPREVTAREIRKTLPQKLGLKPEDIGIFYLATCPAKIVSIKQPAEKAKSWYDGAVSIRDAYSVLLPQVVAIREEFDESQVPEDFNFNAGWVTTGSITQSVRMENWLAVSGLDHVMQILDDIENSRLRNIAFVEALAHMLGCIGGPYNVENPYVARTNSIRQREKYESAIKLDDKDIEEKLNSGYYFLEHRILPRPTAYFDTDLATSIKRMKERERVYGKLKQVDCGCCGSPTCMAFAEDFVRGDVKLTDCIFLSKKSGDEE, from the coding sequence ATGACGCAATATTTTCACGCTCATAAAGTCGATGTGGCCAAATGCCGCGGACACATGACTTGTATGCGTCACTGTCCCACGCAGGCCATCAGGGTTCGCGATGGCAAAGCGGTTGTCTCAAAAGAACTGTGCGTTGACTGCGGCGAATGTATCTCGGTTTGCCCCTCGGAAGCCATCGTCCCGATTGTCGATCCGGTCGATGAAATCTCCAATTTCAAGTACAAAGTGGTTGTACCATCCCCCGTGCTTTATTCGCAGTTCGAATGGACCACCCACCCTTACATTGTCCATCTGGCTCTCAAACGCCTGGGATTTGACGAAGTCGTAGATGTCAGCACCTCTTCCGCGGCCATGGCCAGAGCGCTGGTCAAGTACATGAAAAACTACCGGGGACGACGGCCGCTAATATCATCGTACTGCCCGTCGGTCGTTCGTCTTATTCAGGTGAAATATCCCGATCTGGCCGAACTGATAGTCCCTCTCGACGTACCCCGCGAGGTGACCGCCCGGGAGATCAGAAAAACACTGCCTCAAAAGCTCGGCCTCAAACCTGAGGATATCGGGATTTTTTATCTCGCGACCTGCCCGGCAAAGATCGTTTCCATAAAACAACCCGCCGAAAAAGCCAAGTCATGGTACGACGGGGCGGTTTCTATCCGCGATGCCTATTCGGTACTTCTTCCTCAGGTGGTGGCGATACGCGAGGAGTTCGATGAAAGCCAGGTGCCCGAAGATTTTAATTTCAACGCCGGATGGGTTACCACCGGAAGCATTACCCAGTCGGTGCGCATGGAGAACTGGCTGGCGGTATCGGGTCTGGATCACGTGATGCAGATACTCGACGATATCGAAAACTCCCGCCTGCGCAATATCGCTTTCGTGGAAGCGCTGGCGCATATGCTCGGATGTATCGGCGGACCTTATAATGTCGAGAACCCCTACGTGGCTCGAACTAACAGCATAAGACAACGCGAGAAGTATGAATCCGCCATCAAGCTCGACGATAAGGATATCGAAGAAAAACTCAACTCGGGCTACTATTTCCTCGAACATCGTATCCTGCCGCGTCCCACAGCCTATTTCGATACCGACCTCGCCACTTCCATCAAACGGATGAAGGAGCGCGAAAGGGTTTACGGTAAACTGAAACAGGTAGACTGCGGTTGCTGCGGCTCGCCGACCTGTATGGCTTTTGCCGAGGATTTTGTCAGGGGTGACGTTAAACTTACCGATTGTATCTTTCTTTCGAAAAAAAGCGGTGACGAAGAATAA
- a CDS encoding DRTGG domain-containing protein: MTTKEVIEKIGLKSLSKFEHRDVDGVFVSDMLSDVMAGAKSGNLWVTVQTHKSIVPAANLVDVSAIVITSGKKVPQETIDLANQHNIAILSTDLSSFELIGKLYGLGLVSK; the protein is encoded by the coding sequence ATGACCACTAAAGAAGTGATTGAGAAGATCGGATTAAAGAGCCTGAGTAAATTCGAACACCGTGATGTCGATGGTGTTTTCGTTTCGGATATGCTGAGTGACGTCATGGCGGGCGCCAAGTCCGGCAATTTGTGGGTGACGGTACAGACGCACAAGAGTATCGTGCCGGCGGCGAACCTGGTGGACGTGTCAGCAATAGTCATTACCAGTGGCAAGAAGGTCCCTCAGGAGACTATCGATCTGGCTAACCAGCACAACATTGCCATTCTTTCGACTGATTTGTCCAGCTTTGAGTTGATAGGGAAGCTTTACGGTCTGGGCCTGGTGTCCAAGTAG
- a CDS encoding NADH-ubiquinone oxidoreductase-F iron-sulfur binding region domain-containing protein gives MISFATRQKEAQKKWKALQQSAVPVIYLGTATCGQSAGALKVLDAVKQTLKRKKLKAEIVQVGCIGPCYMEPLMDIRLPGEPRICYSNVTPDAAEKIIESLLIKGNPLAPLAVGHFGDNGHPLTEGIPKFFETPMLKPQTRLVLRNCGLIDPENIDHYLANDGYQGLASALRQKPESVIEIVKEAGLRGRGGAGFPTWRKWEICRGVKADQKYMICNVSEGDPGAFMNRALIESDPHCVIEGLMIGSYAIGASHGYVYINSDYYLAVARLKKAAEQMREYGLLGKNILGSDFDFGLTIKESAGAFVCGEETAQICSIEGRRGMPRSRPPFPAVEGLFGKPTIINNVETLGTLPNILRNGADWYKQFGVKGNHGTKTFSLVGSVRRGGLIEVPLGTKLRQIIYDIGGGSWKKFKGVQTGGPSGGCLSDEFLDIPVEYESMQSAGSIMGSGGMIVLDEDTCVVDLALYFLHFTQKESCGKCSPCRVGTWHMVTILDEITKGQSGPEDLTKLQTLAETAARASLCGLGQTAPNPVLTTLRHFRNEYLEHVQDKYCKSAVCRELVEYIVNPETCNGCQRCKDVCPTDAISGARSELHTIDQLRCIKCKACYEVCRFDPLAGNAIEIKPKRRVS, from the coding sequence ATGATTAGCTTCGCGACCAGACAGAAAGAAGCTCAAAAGAAATGGAAGGCGCTCCAACAGAGCGCCGTTCCGGTCATCTATTTGGGCACCGCCACGTGCGGTCAGTCTGCGGGAGCGTTGAAGGTGCTCGACGCGGTCAAGCAGACTTTGAAAAGGAAAAAGCTTAAGGCGGAGATCGTCCAGGTGGGCTGTATTGGCCCCTGTTATATGGAGCCCCTGATGGATATCAGGCTCCCCGGAGAACCGCGAATCTGCTATTCCAACGTCACGCCGGACGCCGCCGAGAAAATCATAGAGAGTCTTCTGATAAAAGGAAACCCTCTGGCTCCTCTGGCCGTCGGCCACTTCGGCGACAATGGCCATCCACTGACAGAGGGTATACCGAAATTTTTCGAGACGCCGATGCTCAAGCCGCAGACCAGGCTGGTGCTGCGAAACTGCGGTCTTATTGACCCGGAAAATATCGACCACTATCTGGCCAACGATGGTTACCAGGGACTGGCAAGCGCGCTCAGGCAAAAGCCCGAGAGCGTAATCGAGATAGTCAAAGAGGCCGGTCTTCGCGGTCGAGGCGGCGCCGGTTTTCCGACCTGGCGCAAGTGGGAGATCTGCCGCGGTGTGAAAGCTGATCAAAAGTACATGATCTGCAACGTCTCCGAGGGTGACCCCGGAGCCTTCATGAACCGCGCCCTTATTGAAAGCGACCCGCACTGCGTGATCGAAGGACTCATGATAGGTTCGTATGCTATCGGGGCCTCGCATGGATATGTTTATATCAACTCGGACTATTATCTCGCGGTAGCGAGGCTTAAAAAAGCCGCCGAGCAGATGCGCGAATACGGTCTGCTGGGCAAGAATATTCTTGGCAGCGACTTCGATTTCGGACTGACCATCAAAGAAAGCGCCGGAGCGTTCGTGTGCGGCGAAGAAACCGCGCAGATCTGCTCTATCGAAGGACGCCGTGGCATGCCGCGCTCACGACCACCGTTCCCGGCCGTCGAAGGACTCTTCGGAAAACCGACTATCATCAACAATGTCGAAACCCTCGGAACGCTTCCGAACATTCTTCGAAACGGCGCCGACTGGTACAAACAATTCGGAGTCAAAGGCAACCACGGCACCAAGACCTTCTCGCTCGTCGGTTCGGTCCGCCGCGGCGGACTCATCGAAGTCCCGCTGGGAACCAAACTCCGTCAGATTATCTACGATATCGGCGGCGGTTCCTGGAAAAAATTCAAGGGAGTACAGACAGGAGGACCATCGGGAGGATGTCTCTCCGATGAATTTCTCGATATTCCGGTGGAGTATGAGTCCATGCAGTCGGCCGGCTCCATCATGGGATCCGGGGGCATGATCGTGCTGGACGAAGACACTTGCGTGGTTGACCTGGCCCTGTATTTTCTCCATTTCACGCAGAAAGAGTCTTGCGGCAAATGTTCACCGTGCCGCGTCGGTACCTGGCACATGGTTACCATCCTCGATGAAATCACCAAAGGACAAAGTGGCCCGGAAGATCTCACCAAACTTCAGACCCTCGCCGAAACGGCAGCGCGAGCCTCGCTCTGCGGATTGGGCCAGACAGCTCCCAACCCGGTGCTGACCACCCTGCGTCACTTCCGCAACGAATACCTTGAACACGTTCAGGACAAATACTGCAAATCGGCGGTGTGCCGGGAGCTGGTCGAATACATCGTCAACCCGGAAACATGCAATGGTTGTCAGCGCTGCAAGGATGTCTGCCCGACCGATGCCATCAGCGGGGCGCGTTCGGAGCTTCACACCATCGATCAACTCAGATGTATCAAGTGCAAAGCCTGTTACGAGGTCTGTCGCTTTGATCCTCTGGCCGGTAACGCTATCGAGATTAAGCCGAAGCGGAGGGTGTCATGA
- a CDS encoding PilX N-terminal domain-containing pilus assembly protein: MRALANQRGSALLIALALMALLTVVAITALDRSTTDVDMSYNQLHDDQAFYIAEAGINRACAELSNDLSWRSGFTCVAFNDGQYTVTLDDSTTNASLADTVVVTSMAERNGASSGIEVYMVPIIFRPFQYALFGDSSVDMRNSALTDSYNSDSGTYAGTVLFDYGDIGSNGTIDAANGAMLGGDVATATEGGLSINPGATVAGDTTSTAPEQELPLIPDEVWAEVAVVNDNATGISGSYTYNPSTHSFLTSGTVIFQTGTYFFSSVELKNTASLELAPGAVVTIYVTGDIELKNSSQVNLDGSPMDLQFYSQGDIVLKNSGDIFATFYSPDGFGDLRNSGDFYGSIVAEDILVHNSAGFHFDRHLLDIEWPSISGMMVVAWREI; this comes from the coding sequence ATGAGGGCGCTGGCTAACCAGAGGGGAAGCGCGCTTCTGATCGCGCTGGCTTTAATGGCCCTGCTGACAGTAGTGGCGATTACGGCTTTGGACAGGTCTACGACGGATGTTGATATGTCGTACAATCAACTGCACGACGACCAGGCATTCTATATTGCCGAGGCCGGGATCAACCGCGCCTGCGCAGAACTAAGCAACGATCTGAGTTGGCGCAGCGGGTTTACCTGTGTCGCCTTCAATGACGGCCAGTATACGGTGACTCTCGATGACAGCACCACCAACGCCTCCCTGGCCGATACCGTGGTGGTGACCTCGATGGCGGAGCGCAACGGCGCCTCGTCGGGCATCGAAGTATACATGGTACCGATCATTTTCAGACCGTTCCAGTATGCTCTCTTCGGCGACAGTTCGGTCGATATGCGAAACAGCGCCCTGACCGACTCCTACAATTCGGATTCCGGCACCTACGCGGGTACGGTACTGTTTGACTACGGAGATATCGGCTCCAACGGCACAATCGATGCCGCCAACGGTGCCATGCTGGGAGGAGATGTCGCTACGGCTACGGAAGGCGGTCTTTCAATAAACCCTGGCGCCACAGTTGCGGGCGATACGACCTCCACCGCTCCGGAGCAGGAATTGCCGCTGATCCCTGACGAAGTGTGGGCCGAGGTTGCGGTCGTAAATGACAACGCCACCGGTATCTCCGGAAGCTACACGTACAATCCATCTACGCACTCATTTCTGACCAGCGGTACGGTCATTTTTCAAACCGGCACCTATTTCTTTTCGAGTGTGGAGCTAAAGAACACTGCCAGTCTGGAGCTTGCGCCCGGGGCGGTGGTAACCATATATGTCACCGGTGACATTGAGTTGAAAAACTCCTCGCAGGTCAATCTGGACGGCAGTCCGATGGACCTCCAGTTCTATAGCCAGGGCGATATCGTGCTGAAAAACAGCGGCGACATTTTCGCCACCTTCTACTCTCCCGATGGTTTCGGTGACCTTCGCAATTCCGGTGATTTCTACGGCTCCATCGTGGCCGAAGACATCCTGGTTCACAACAGCGCGGGGTTCCACTTCGATCGACACCTTTTGGATATCGAATGGCCCAGCATCAGCGGCATGATGGTTGTGGCATGGCGTGAAATATGA
- a CDS encoding sulfide/dihydroorotate dehydrogenase-like FAD/NAD-binding protein codes for MFKVVTSRMIVPNMHLLTLEAPAVAREAKPGQFIILRAEEEGERIPLSISDWDEQMGTVTTIFLNVGRTTDRLSRLVEGQQIPTVVGPLGNATDIEKYGTVLLLGGCYGIGSLFPVARALKQAGNKIITVVEARSSYLLYWEDRYKDYSDEFVRITRDGTKGYKGHVDRLPEIIKDLGVTVDRVIINGCTYCLKRGSDATRALQIPTWVSLNPIMIDGTGMCGVCRVTVGSVTRFACVHGPDFNGHEVDWEELLQRRKTYMPEEVVPLRTSKSKCEEHSQQR; via the coding sequence ATGTTTAAAGTTGTCACAAGTCGCATGATTGTCCCGAACATGCACCTCTTGACGCTGGAAGCTCCCGCTGTGGCCCGCGAAGCCAAACCGGGACAGTTTATCATCCTGCGTGCCGAAGAAGAGGGCGAGCGTATTCCCCTTTCCATTTCGGATTGGGATGAGCAGATGGGGACGGTCACTACGATATTTTTGAACGTGGGAAGAACCACCGACCGGTTGTCACGGCTGGTCGAAGGTCAACAGATACCCACGGTTGTCGGTCCGCTCGGCAATGCCACGGACATAGAGAAGTATGGGACCGTCTTGTTGCTCGGCGGGTGCTACGGCATCGGGAGCCTTTTCCCGGTAGCCAGAGCGCTGAAACAGGCGGGCAATAAGATTATCACGGTTGTCGAGGCACGCAGTTCATACCTTCTTTACTGGGAAGACCGGTACAAGGACTATTCCGATGAGTTCGTGCGCATCACCCGTGATGGAACCAAGGGCTACAAAGGTCACGTCGATCGCTTACCCGAAATAATCAAAGACCTCGGCGTAACTGTCGACCGCGTGATCATCAACGGTTGCACTTACTGTCTGAAACGCGGATCCGATGCCACCCGGGCGCTCCAGATTCCCACCTGGGTCAGCTTGAACCCGATTATGATCGACGGTACGGGAATGTGCGGCGTCTGTCGCGTGACAGTGGGATCGGTCACCCGATTCGCCTGCGTGCACGGACCGGATTTCAACGGTCACGAAGTGGACTGGGAAGAGCTTCTCCAGAGGCGCAAGACCTATATGCCCGAGGAAGTCGTTCCTCTCCGTACCAGTAAAAGTAAGTGTGAAGAGCATTCTCAACAACGGTAG
- a CDS encoding ferritin family protein yields MDFKSADQILDFAIQKEEEAAELYSDLAKTLNRPDMKQVFESFAREEKQHKAKLIEVKQGKRMVSSEKKIFDLKIGDSLVDVKPSPNLDYQHALIFAMKAEKAAYKLYAGLAETTDDPFLKDLFLGLAQEEAKHKLRFEVEYDDQILTEN; encoded by the coding sequence ATGGATTTTAAGTCCGCCGATCAAATTTTAGATTTCGCTATCCAGAAAGAGGAGGAAGCCGCCGAGCTGTACTCGGACCTCGCCAAGACCCTGAATCGACCGGATATGAAGCAGGTTTTTGAGAGTTTCGCCAGGGAGGAGAAGCAGCACAAGGCCAAGCTTATCGAGGTCAAACAGGGCAAGAGGATGGTTTCTTCGGAGAAGAAGATATTCGACCTGAAAATCGGCGATAGTCTGGTGGATGTAAAGCCTTCTCCCAATCTCGATTATCAACATGCTTTGATTTTTGCCATGAAGGCCGAAAAGGCTGCTTATAAGTTATATGCCGGCCTGGCGGAAACGACCGACGACCCGTTCTTGAAAGACCTGTTTTTGGGTCTGGCCCAGGAAGAGGCCAAGCACAAGCTTCGTTTCGAGGTCGAGTACGACGACCAGATTTTGACGGAAAACTGA
- a CDS encoding NAD(P)H-dependent oxidoreductase subunit E, translated as MKEKDYDDIFSQFKGVESDLIPLLVRIQDKDGYISEDAIKRVSQFMKMSENQIHGVASFYPKFRFTEPGKKSIKVCMGTACHVRGGLFLSEAVGWKLGIAIGQTTDDKKFDFQRAGCLGCCTLAPVVKVNEDVHSRMTVTRLKEILEQDD; from the coding sequence GTGAAAGAGAAGGACTACGACGACATATTCTCTCAATTCAAGGGGGTTGAATCGGACCTGATTCCACTTTTGGTCCGGATTCAGGATAAAGACGGCTACATATCTGAGGATGCCATCAAACGTGTCTCACAGTTTATGAAGATGTCGGAAAATCAGATCCATGGTGTGGCCTCGTTCTATCCCAAATTCAGATTTACCGAACCCGGGAAAAAATCCATAAAGGTGTGTATGGGAACCGCCTGCCACGTCCGCGGCGGATTGTTTCTTTCGGAGGCGGTCGGCTGGAAACTGGGAATAGCTATCGGCCAGACAACTGACGACAAGAAATTCGATTTTCAGCGGGCAGGTTGCCTGGGGTGCTGCACTCTTGCTCCGGTGGTGAAGGTCAACGAGGATGTTCACAGCCGCATGACGGTTACGCGCTTAAAGGAGATACTGGAACAAGATGATTAG
- a CDS encoding molybdopterin-dependent oxidoreductase, giving the protein MSKNSTITVTIDNNTYSVPGGISILEAAQQNDIYIPTLCAHKELTPYGGCRMCIVEVDGMRNLPTACTTPVSDGMVIRTNTAQVQSVRMEILQLFLSEHTSSCLICDEKDQCREYMGTIRKAGVTTGCRYCSNDGQCELQDVVEHMNVKEIRYPIYYRNLRVEKEDPFYERNYNLCILCGRCVRICQEVRVANVLAFNNRGRETVIGPAYQRTHLDAGCEFCGACVSVCPTGSLTEKARAYEGKPDREEFTTCTFCGVGCQMRLLVKGDRVIGALPAADDLVNNGQLCVKGRFCVTELVSGPKRLKRPYGVFGGVAAEVTWDAAIDTAAEKLSACKPDEFAMLISPNCTNEDLYAAQKFTRTVMKSHNIDTSARTFYGSGFNAYLDLMRQAVPLENVRKADAVLCVGLDTRFGRSVVGVELRRAYRRGAKVMSIHPREHNLTLISEHWVQSLPGDELSLLKSLVKNTQKKPASKSGGDAADVAGTLKNSKSPVILVGSEFLQYDSSSEILAAIKQLADNLGAGVMPLPAQNNLFGSLMMGAYPELLPGGEASTSTKKADELKNAWGAAVAKFDTKWNAGSLGDGKKLKVLYLVGESLPMNAKSVADFVIVQNIYPPKVETDADLVLPAAAFTESDGSFINGEGRLQRVRQAVNPPAEAMPDWMILGRIAQKMKADGLAYKNAGDIHKEIAGVVEGFGNFNKPPRKAQPLKMKAELNLVKAKKAGAKAKDANYPFMLSMAVTEHTHRGFPLSAWVDGTKTLFLEERVDISPADAKKAKLSDGDEVIVSSTGFEKVWPVRVKPEQADGTLHVCLRHAEAMNPNPHPVKIKRK; this is encoded by the coding sequence ATGAGCAAGAATTCAACAATTACAGTGACTATCGACAACAACACTTACTCTGTACCCGGTGGGATTTCGATTCTTGAGGCCGCCCAGCAGAACGATATCTACATCCCCACCCTGTGCGCTCACAAGGAACTCACACCCTACGGCGGCTGCCGGATGTGTATTGTCGAGGTGGATGGGATGCGAAACCTTCCGACCGCCTGCACCACGCCGGTGTCCGATGGTATGGTTATCAGGACCAACACCGCTCAGGTGCAATCGGTAAGAATGGAGATTCTGCAGCTGTTTCTGAGCGAGCACACATCAAGTTGCTTGATATGTGACGAAAAGGATCAGTGCCGTGAGTACATGGGAACCATCCGCAAGGCCGGCGTAACCACGGGATGCCGGTATTGCTCCAACGATGGGCAGTGCGAGCTTCAGGACGTGGTCGAACACATGAACGTCAAGGAAATCCGTTATCCCATTTACTATCGCAATCTCAGGGTCGAAAAGGAAGACCCCTTCTACGAGAGAAATTACAACCTTTGCATCCTGTGCGGTCGCTGTGTGCGAATCTGCCAGGAAGTGCGCGTGGCCAATGTACTGGCCTTCAACAACCGTGGACGCGAGACCGTGATAGGCCCGGCCTACCAGCGCACGCACCTTGATGCGGGCTGCGAGTTCTGCGGCGCCTGTGTGTCGGTCTGTCCCACCGGATCTCTCACTGAAAAGGCGCGTGCCTATGAAGGCAAGCCCGACCGTGAAGAATTCACGACCTGTACCTTCTGCGGCGTAGGCTGCCAGATGCGGCTGCTGGTAAAAGGCGACCGTGTCATTGGCGCGCTGCCTGCCGCCGATGACCTGGTTAACAACGGGCAGCTGTGCGTCAAAGGACGTTTCTGTGTGACCGAATTGGTCAGCGGACCGAAACGGCTGAAACGCCCATACGGTGTGTTCGGCGGAGTCGCGGCGGAGGTCACATGGGATGCGGCCATCGATACGGCGGCGGAAAAACTATCCGCCTGCAAACCCGACGAATTCGCCATGCTCATATCGCCCAACTGCACCAACGAAGACCTATACGCGGCGCAAAAGTTCACGCGGACGGTTATGAAATCACACAATATTGATACATCGGCCCGAACCTTCTATGGCTCCGGCTTCAACGCCTACCTCGATCTTATGAGGCAGGCGGTGCCGCTCGAAAATGTCCGCAAGGCCGATGCCGTGTTGTGCGTCGGCCTCGATACCCGGTTCGGGCGGTCGGTCGTTGGCGTGGAGTTGAGAAGAGCCTATCGACGGGGCGCCAAAGTCATGAGCATCCACCCCCGCGAACACAACCTCACGCTCATCTCCGAGCACTGGGTACAGTCGCTGCCGGGTGATGAACTGAGTCTGCTCAAATCGCTGGTGAAGAATACTCAGAAAAAGCCGGCATCGAAATCCGGTGGCGATGCCGCCGACGTTGCTGGCACTCTGAAGAATTCCAAGTCTCCGGTGATTCTGGTCGGCTCGGAGTTCCTGCAGTATGACAGCAGCTCCGAGATATTGGCTGCGATAAAACAGCTTGCCGATAATCTTGGCGCGGGAGTGATGCCGCTACCGGCTCAGAACAACCTGTTCGGTTCTCTAATGATGGGAGCCTATCCGGAGTTGCTTCCCGGCGGCGAGGCTTCAACCAGCACCAAAAAGGCAGACGAGTTAAAAAATGCCTGGGGTGCTGCGGTTGCGAAGTTCGACACCAAATGGAATGCGGGCAGCCTCGGCGACGGCAAGAAACTGAAAGTACTGTATCTCGTCGGCGAGAGTCTTCCGATGAACGCGAAAAGTGTTGCCGACTTCGTGATAGTCCAGAACATCTATCCGCCGAAAGTCGAGACCGACGCCGACCTGGTTCTTCCTGCGGCCGCTTTTACCGAGTCCGATGGCTCATTCATCAACGGTGAAGGACGGCTCCAGAGAGTCAGGCAGGCGGTTAACCCTCCGGCGGAAGCTATGCCGGACTGGATGATCCTCGGCAGGATCGCGCAGAAGATGAAGGCCGATGGTCTGGCGTACAAGAATGCCGGCGATATCCACAAGGAGATTGCCGGTGTTGTGGAAGGATTCGGCAATTTCAACAAGCCGCCACGCAAGGCTCAGCCTCTCAAAATGAAGGCCGAGCTGAACTTGGTCAAGGCCAAAAAGGCCGGCGCCAAGGCAAAAGACGCGAATTATCCTTTCATGCTCAGTATGGCGGTCACCGAACACACGCACCGGGGATTCCCGCTCTCGGCGTGGGTCGATGGTACCAAAACTCTTTTCCTCGAGGAAAGAGTGGATATCAGTCCGGCCGACGCTAAGAAGGCGAAATTATCCGACGGTGACGAAGTGATCGTGAGTTCGACCGGATTCGAGAAAGTCTGGCCGGTTCGCGTAAAGCCTGAGCAGGCCGATGGTACCCTTCATGTGTGTCTGCGTCACGCGGAGGCCATGAACCCCAACCCACATCCAGTGAAAATAAAGAGGAAATAG